The uncultured Sphaerochaeta sp. genome includes the window ATTCAATTTGGGGTCCCTCATCATGATGGCCGCCTGGTTTATCCTGTATGCATTGAGGTACTGCAGGAAGTTCAGTCCTGTGACCTCCTTGAAGAGACGACTGAGGTGGCTCTCTGAGAGATCAAGGTAGGCTGCTGCCTCCTGAAGTCCCACCGGTTCTGAGTAGGTCTCTGCAATATAGGCGATGGTTGCGTTGATTACGTGGTTTCCAGCTTGCTTGGGAAGTGGGATGAGTTCACTCTTCGAGTGTTCCTTTTTCTTCAGGTCCTCATATTCACGATCCTCTTCCTGTAGTTTTCTCACCAATGAGGCGAGTGTCTCCTCCAGTTCCTCATCATCGATCGGCTTAAGCAGGTAGTCGAATACACCAAGTCGGATAGCACTCTTCATATAGGAAAAGTCGGCATGTCCGGTCAGGATAATGGCATGGTTTACAGGACAGTTGCTGAGCATGGTAAGCCCATCCTGGGCAGGGAGGCGAATGTCGGTGATGACAATATCGGGCTCCTTTTCCTTGATCAGGTGCTCTCCGCTCAATCCGTCAGAAGCGGTACCTACCAATTCCAGACCAAGAAGGTCCCATCGGATCGAGGAGACAATCTCCTCACGGACGATCTGCTCATCTTCTACGAACACGACACTGTAACTCATTGTATCTCTTCCTTTATTGCTTCTTCGTCCGGGAAGGAGATAGTTGCCCAAGTCCCTTCGCCCTCTTTTGATTTCAGGGAGAAGTGCAGCTTCCTTCCATATTTGAGAAATAATCTTCTATATACATTGTATACACCAACGTGTGGCGAGTTGGCAAGTTCGTCAAGGTTGTCAGGCAAGCGATCAGGAGGAAAACCGACTCCATCATCCCCAACTGTGATGGAAATCCTCTCTCCAGTTCTTTCCACACGGACACTGAGGTTCCAGCTTCCCACCTTTGGTTCCAGACCATGGATGATTGCATTTTCAACCAAGGGTTGGATGATGAGTTTTGGGGTTTTTATATGTTTGCAGCTGGGATCCAGATAAATCTCGGTAGTCAACTTGTCAGCGAATCTAAGCTTCTGAATGGTGAGATAGGATTCAATCAGGGCCATGCTCTGTTCAAGCGTTGCCTCACTCTCCCTGTTGTCGATTGAGGAACGGAGCAGTTTCCCCAGCTTGACGGTAATGGTGTAGATATCCTCTTCTCCATGAAGACGGGCGAGCGCCTTGATCGTATTGAGGGTGTTGAAGAGAAAATGGGGATTCATCTGGCTCTCCAGAGCTTTTCTTTCCGCTTCACTCAATTTAACCTGTTCTTCACGAGTAAGATCGAGGAGGCTGATGATCTGTTTGATCATGACATTGAATGAGTGTTCCAGCTGGCTGAATTCGCTTATCGCGCTGCTGACCTCGCGACTTTCCAGCTTCCCTTGTTCCACCTCTCTCATACGCTTTGCAAGATTTTTGATCGGGTGGGCAATGGAGCGTGAGAAAAGGTAGGAGAGGCCTAGAGCAAGTACTACCCCGATAAGCATGGTCGTAGTGAAGACTGACAACCAATTTTCCATACTCTGGAAAAATGGCCCGCTGCTGAGTGAGCCTACTAGATGGAGGCCGGTTCCCCCTATTGGAGAGATGGCTATGATGGAGGTATCAGAGGGAAGTGAGCGGGGAGTGTAATTGCCATCGAGGGTGTTGAGAGCGGGAAAACGGTCGAAGGATCCAAACCGCTCAGGATGAACAAGGCTGGTAGCGTAAAAGGACTTGGTGTCGACCAGCAGCATATCGGTGAGGACATGGTCACTGTTTATCTGGGGGGAGAGCGCATCTGCATACATATCCACCACAAGGTAGCCAAGGTTTGTCCCCTCCTGGTCATAGACACGACGGAGGATGGAAGCAACAACCTGTCTTCCGTTTTCTGCTATCCTATGACTCTGGATGCTGATTAGACTGGCAGTAGGGGAAACCTGGCTGTTCTGGTTGATGATGGAAGCCATATCCCAGTCATTGCCCTGATAGCGTAGGTCGTACACCTCGGGAAAAACATGGGTGGAGACCCTGACCTTCCCGCTATTGCTGACAAGGTTTGCGCTTGCAAGATAGATATCTCCATGCATGACGGTAAACAACAGTTCATACAGCTCGCGACTTTGTGACGATTCTGCCTCAAGGCTATCTGCCTTGAGTATCTCCACAACCAAGGGGTTGGTGGAGAGTTGGTATGCTTTATGACGGTAGGATTCAAGGGCTTGGGCAACGGTACTGGCATCACGGGTGGTCATATTCATTGCCTGTCTCATCAGATACCGTTCTTGATTCGTATTCCCTGCAAGTGCATAATAGGCAGAGAATAGTCCCAATGGAACAATGAGAACGATGAGGAAGTAGAGAAAGAGCAGTGTGAATAGGTTTGGCTTGTGCTGATTGCCCCAGATGAATTTCATGCAAGCAGTGTATCGGCAATCAGAAAGGGAAGCAATATTGCAAAGCGAAACGAATTTTTATTGCATAAACATACTGTTTTATGAATAGCAGGGTTGACAAGCATCGTCAAAGAGCGATACAAACAAGAAACAGCATACTAGGCTGTTCTTGAGGAGAGTACCTTGAACGCGTTCACTATGCAGGTGCAGCAGCACCGCCCATTTGCAAGGAATCGGAAGACGCAGGGCTATACAAGCTCCTGTAGTTCTATGTGTGACACCACTTCTTTTTCTGTCCCTTCCTTGCTTCTAGTTCTAGCGCGTCTCATTATAACCCTCCTTCCCCTTCTTTCCCTCATTTCCCTTCTTATTGTAGTAAGCCTAATTATTCTCTGACCACGGCTGCAATCGCTGGTTGCATGGACCGTGGATGGAAGCCCCCGAAGTACCGGGGAGCAATCGCTTATACCCAAATATCATATGAAGGAGTGAAATCTTAGATGAATACCAAAGAAAAACGTTACACACTGGCAATTCTGGTTAATAACCATCCTGGTGTACTCATGCGTGTTGTATCGCTGTTCAGTCGCAGAGGGTACAACATTGACAGCCTCTCGGTTGGCGAGACCGAAAACGAGGAATTCAGCCGAATCACCATTGTGGTCAGCGGAGACCGGCCGGTTGTTGAACAGATCAAGAAACAGGTCGGCAAGCTGTATGATGTGAAGCGGGTCTATGAGATGGCAGGGGAAAAGAGCCTTCAGCGTGAGCTGGTGATGGTCAAGGTCTCCACCAGGCATGATGACCGCTCCCAGGTCATTGAGCTTGCTGAGATTTTCAAGGCAAAGATCAATGATGTAACCTCTTCTACCATCACCCTCGAGATGACCGGAAGTCTGGACAAGATTCAGTCATTCCTGGATTTGATGGCCCCATTTGGGATTGTGGAGATGGCCAGGACTGGTATTACCGCCTTGGAGAGGGGAGCAAGGGCGCTGAGCTCGATCAGTTTCAGCGAGGATGAAGAATAAGCATACTAACGCACCCTGATGGTGCGAACCATAACGGAGGATAGGAAGTAATGAGCACAATGTACTATGATTCACAGGCAGATCTCTCAGTTCTGGATGGCAAAAAAGTTGCCATCATCGGATATGGCAGCCAAGGCCATGCACACGCATTGAACCTGCACGAGAGTGGGGTGGATGTCGTCGTAGGTCTCTACAAAGGTTCAAAGAGCTGGAAGATTGCTGAAGAAGCTGGTTTGCAGGTTGCAACTGCTGAGGAAGCAAGTGCCATGGCTCAGGTCATCATGATGTTGCTGCCGGATGAGAGACAGGCAAAGATCTATCATGACAGCATCGAGAAAAATCTGACTGCAGGTAAATACCTCGCATTCGCACATGGATTCAACATCCACTTCGGACAGATTGCACCTCCCTCTGACGTGAACGTAATCATGATCGCACCCAAGGGTCCTGGACACACGGTCCGCACCCAGTTCCAGGAAGGCAAGGGCGTTCCTTCCCTGATCGCAATCAACCAGGATCCCAGCGGAGATTCCAAGGATGTCGCACTTGCCTATGCTAAGGGGCTTGGTGCTGGTCGTGCAGGTATTTTTGAAACCACATTCAAGGAAGAGACAGAGACCGACCTCTTTGGTGAGCAGGCTGTGCTTTGTGGTGGTGTAACCGCCTTGATCAAGGCTGGATTCGACACCTTGGTGGAAGCAGGCTACCAGCCTGAGATGGCATACTTCGAATGTTGCCATGAGATGAAGCTGATCGTTGACTTGATCAACCAGGGTGGACTCTCCTACATGCGTTACTCCATCAGCGATACGGCTGAGTATGGGGATTACACAACCGGTCCAAAGATCATCACCGATGAGACCAAGAAATCCATGAAGCAAGTTCTTACCGACATTCAGGAAGGGACCTTTGCCCGCAACTGGCTGCTTGAGAACCAGGTTGGCCGACCCTACTTCAATGCAAAGAAGCGCATTGAAAAGGAAAGTCTCTTGGAGAAGACAGGTGAAAAGCTTCGCTCACTGATGAGCTGGCTGAAAAAGTAACAAACCAAAACTCTTAATATTACCGGGAAGGACACTATGGAAAAGGACAGAATCTATATCTTTGATACCACACTGAGAGACGGCGAGCAGGCTCCTGGATACAGCATGAACCTGGACGAGAAAATTCGCATGGCCCTACAGCTAGAGGCCCTCGGTGTGGATATCCTAGAAGCCGGGTTTGCCATAGCGTCTCCCGGTGACTTTGCCAGCGTTCAGGCTATCAGCAAAGAGGTGAAGGACGTCACCGTTGCCTCCCTCTCAAGAGCCTTGGAGAGAGATATTGAAGTAGCCTGGGAAGCGGTGAAACACGCGAGAAGGCCCAGAATACACACCTTTCTGGCAACCAGCGACCTCCATCTGGAGTTCAAGCTGAAGATGAGTCGCGAGGATGCCTTGAAGCGTTCCGCCTCCATGGTAAAGTTTGCTCGTAACCTGACCGACAATGTTGAGTTCTCCCTGGAGGATGCAACCAGAACCGATCTTGATTACATGTGCAAGGTTGTTGAGGAAGTGATCAAGGCAGGGGCAAGTGTAGTGAATCTGCCGGATACCGTCGGATACGCTACCCCTGATGACATGACCCGGATGGTATCCACGGTCATGAACAAGGTACCCAATGTGGATAAGGCCATCCTGGCAGTCCACTGTCACAATGATCTGGGCCTTGCAGTTGCCAATAGCCTTGCTGGACTGAAGGCCGGGGCTCGTCAGGCAGAGTGTACCGTCTGCGGTATCGGGGAAAGGGCAGGGAATGCCGCCGTTGAAGAGTTGGTGATGGCCATCAGGACGAGAAATGATGACTACCCATTCTCCTACCAGGTACGCACTGAGGAAATATCGCGTTCAAGTCGTCTGCTCTCCCAGATCACCGGTGTCAAACCGAACCCTTCCAAGGCAATCGTAGGTGCAAATGCGTTTGCCCATGAGAGTGGCATCCACCAGCATGGCATGATGGCAAACAGCCTTACCTATGAGATCATGACCCCAGAGAGTGTAGGAGTGATGACTACCAGTCTTGTGCTGGGTAAGCACAGCGGGCAACACGCCTTCGAGAAACGCCTTGTTGACCTTGGCTATGCCTTGAGCAAAGAGGAAGTAAAGACACTCTTCTCAGAATTCAAGAATCTCGCAGACCGAAAGAAGACTATCACCGATCGTGATCTTATTGCCTTGGTGGAGACTTCCAGCCAAAGTAGCCCGGTAATCTGGGAACTGGAACGTTTTGTGGTCAATAGTGGCAATCTGATGACCAGCACTGCCTGCGTCACCCTGAGAAAAGGGGAGAAGACCTACCAGGAGGTTGCACTCGGTACCGGTCCGGTCTATGCAGCACTCAGGGCAGTGGAGAAGATTATCCGTCATCCCTTCAGTCTGGAGGACTACAGCTTGCAGGCAGTCACTGAGCACCGGGATGCTCTTGGAGAAGTCCATGTAAAGATCACCGATGGACATGGTATGTACCGTGGACGTGGTGTAAGTACCGACGTTATCGAGGCTTCGATTCTCAGCTGTCTTGCTGCAGTGAACCGTATGCTGGATGAAGCATCTTCGATCTCGGGTGGGGGGTCCCTTAAACCCACCACTTCACCAAGCTTTGAGAATGACATGTTGCGTTCCCATTCAGATAAGGAGAAAGACCGAGGTGATGCATAAGATAGATTTATTTGACTCAACCCTCCGTGATGGGAGCCAAGGCGAGGGAATCAGCTTCTCTGTGGAGGATAAGCTGAAGATTGTGAAGGCCTTGGATTCATTGGGAGTTGCCTATATTGAGGCAGGTAATCCTGGATCGAATCCCAAGGACCTGGAGTTCTTCCACCGCGCT containing:
- a CDS encoding helix-turn-helix domain-containing protein, which gives rise to MSYSVVFVEDEQIVREEIVSSIRWDLLGLELVGTASDGLSGEHLIKEKEPDIVITDIRLPAQDGLTMLSNCPVNHAIILTGHADFSYMKSAIRLGVFDYLLKPIDDEELEETLASLVRKLQEEDREYEDLKKKEHSKSELIPLPKQAGNHVINATIAYIAETYSEPVGLQEAAAYLDLSESHLSRLFKEVTGLNFLQYLNAYRINQAAIMMRDPKLNISEIATNCGFPTPGYFAKIFKRFIGKTPTQFRDEADTF
- a CDS encoding sensor histidine kinase; the protein is MKFIWGNQHKPNLFTLLFLYFLIVLIVPLGLFSAYYALAGNTNQERYLMRQAMNMTTRDASTVAQALESYRHKAYQLSTNPLVVEILKADSLEAESSQSRELYELLFTVMHGDIYLASANLVSNSGKVRVSTHVFPEVYDLRYQGNDWDMASIINQNSQVSPTASLISIQSHRIAENGRQVVASILRRVYDQEGTNLGYLVVDMYADALSPQINSDHVLTDMLLVDTKSFYATSLVHPERFGSFDRFPALNTLDGNYTPRSLPSDTSIIAISPIGGTGLHLVGSLSSGPFFQSMENWLSVFTTTMLIGVVLALGLSYLFSRSIAHPIKNLAKRMREVEQGKLESREVSSAISEFSQLEHSFNVMIKQIISLLDLTREEQVKLSEAERKALESQMNPHFLFNTLNTIKALARLHGEEDIYTITVKLGKLLRSSIDNRESEATLEQSMALIESYLTIQKLRFADKLTTEIYLDPSCKHIKTPKLIIQPLVENAIIHGLEPKVGSWNLSVRVERTGERISITVGDDGVGFPPDRLPDNLDELANSPHVGVYNVYRRLFLKYGRKLHFSLKSKEGEGTWATISFPDEEAIKEEIQ
- the ilvN gene encoding acetolactate synthase small subunit encodes the protein MNTKEKRYTLAILVNNHPGVLMRVVSLFSRRGYNIDSLSVGETENEEFSRITIVVSGDRPVVEQIKKQVGKLYDVKRVYEMAGEKSLQRELVMVKVSTRHDDRSQVIELAEIFKAKINDVTSSTITLEMTGSLDKIQSFLDLMAPFGIVEMARTGITALERGARALSSISFSEDEE
- the ilvC gene encoding ketol-acid reductoisomerase, which produces MSTMYYDSQADLSVLDGKKVAIIGYGSQGHAHALNLHESGVDVVVGLYKGSKSWKIAEEAGLQVATAEEASAMAQVIMMLLPDERQAKIYHDSIEKNLTAGKYLAFAHGFNIHFGQIAPPSDVNVIMIAPKGPGHTVRTQFQEGKGVPSLIAINQDPSGDSKDVALAYAKGLGAGRAGIFETTFKEETETDLFGEQAVLCGGVTALIKAGFDTLVEAGYQPEMAYFECCHEMKLIVDLINQGGLSYMRYSISDTAEYGDYTTGPKIITDETKKSMKQVLTDIQEGTFARNWLLENQVGRPYFNAKKRIEKESLLEKTGEKLRSLMSWLKK
- a CDS encoding 2-isopropylmalate synthase; the protein is MEKDRIYIFDTTLRDGEQAPGYSMNLDEKIRMALQLEALGVDILEAGFAIASPGDFASVQAISKEVKDVTVASLSRALERDIEVAWEAVKHARRPRIHTFLATSDLHLEFKLKMSREDALKRSASMVKFARNLTDNVEFSLEDATRTDLDYMCKVVEEVIKAGASVVNLPDTVGYATPDDMTRMVSTVMNKVPNVDKAILAVHCHNDLGLAVANSLAGLKAGARQAECTVCGIGERAGNAAVEELVMAIRTRNDDYPFSYQVRTEEISRSSRLLSQITGVKPNPSKAIVGANAFAHESGIHQHGMMANSLTYEIMTPESVGVMTTSLVLGKHSGQHAFEKRLVDLGYALSKEEVKTLFSEFKNLADRKKTITDRDLIALVETSSQSSPVIWELERFVVNSGNLMTSTACVTLRKGEKTYQEVALGTGPVYAALRAVEKIIRHPFSLEDYSLQAVTEHRDALGEVHVKITDGHGMYRGRGVSTDVIEASILSCLAAVNRMLDEASSISGGGSLKPTTSPSFENDMLRSHSDKEKDRGDA